A single Calidifontibacter indicus DNA region contains:
- the ftsH gene encoding ATP-dependent zinc metalloprotease FtsH, protein MKSKRLVRGPWLLIALVIAGAFIWFSFGNAGGYQKIDTSEAQKLIATKQVESAKLTPDTINLTLTKPYTGGEAKDATKVQANYVTARGSQLVDLLEQNPPTKGFTDDPAKQNVFVSLLFTILPLLLVLGVFWFILSQMQGGGSRVMQFGKSRAKLATKDMPKVTFADVAGSDEAVEELHEIKEFLQAPKKFLDVGAKIPKGVLLYGPPGTGKTLLARAVAGEAGVPFYSISGSDFVEMFVGVGASRVRDLFEQAKANAPAIIFVDEIDAVGRHRGAGLGGGHDEREQTLNQLLVEMDGFDVKTNVILIAATNRPDILDPALLRPGRFDRQIAVEAPDMAGRHHILQVHAKGKPMANDVDLLAVARRTPGFSGADLANVLNEAALLTARSNAQIIDNRALDEAIDRVVAGPQKRTRAMSAKERKITAYHEGGHALVAAAMNHTAPVSKITILPRGRALGYTMVLPIDDKYSTTRNELLDQLAYALGGRVAEEVVFHDPSTGASNDIEKATGMARQMVTQYGMSERIGAVKLGSGNSEVFLGRDMGHERDYSEELAGVVDEEVRRLIEAAHDEAWHAINDNRDILDNLVLELLEKETLNAEQLAEIFKAVHKRPRRQVWLSSDRRFVSDRPPVMTEAEKRALAQGVDLDKPQERVPEQVVEIPDGGRVDPAGH, encoded by the coding sequence ATGAAATCCAAGCGTCTCGTCCGCGGCCCCTGGCTGCTGATCGCCCTCGTCATCGCGGGTGCGTTCATCTGGTTCTCGTTCGGCAATGCCGGCGGTTACCAGAAGATCGACACCTCCGAGGCCCAGAAGCTGATCGCGACCAAGCAGGTCGAGTCGGCCAAGCTGACCCCGGACACCATCAACCTCACGCTCACCAAGCCCTACACCGGCGGTGAGGCCAAGGACGCCACCAAGGTCCAGGCCAACTACGTCACCGCGCGCGGCAGCCAACTGGTCGACCTGCTCGAGCAGAACCCGCCGACCAAGGGCTTCACCGACGACCCGGCCAAGCAGAACGTCTTCGTGTCGTTGCTGTTCACGATCCTGCCGCTGCTGCTGGTGCTCGGTGTCTTCTGGTTCATCCTGAGCCAGATGCAGGGCGGTGGCTCGCGGGTGATGCAGTTCGGCAAGTCCCGCGCGAAGCTCGCGACCAAGGACATGCCGAAGGTCACCTTCGCCGACGTCGCCGGTTCCGACGAGGCCGTCGAGGAACTCCACGAGATCAAGGAGTTCCTGCAGGCGCCGAAGAAGTTCCTCGACGTGGGCGCGAAGATCCCCAAGGGCGTGCTGCTCTACGGCCCGCCCGGCACCGGTAAGACCCTGCTGGCCCGCGCCGTCGCCGGCGAGGCCGGGGTGCCGTTCTACTCGATCTCCGGTTCGGACTTCGTCGAGATGTTCGTCGGTGTCGGTGCCTCCCGCGTCCGCGACCTGTTCGAGCAGGCGAAGGCCAACGCGCCGGCCATCATCTTCGTCGACGAGATCGACGCCGTCGGTCGCCACCGCGGCGCCGGCCTGGGCGGCGGTCACGACGAGCGCGAGCAGACCCTCAACCAGTTGCTGGTCGAGATGGACGGCTTCGACGTCAAGACCAACGTCATCCTCATCGCGGCGACCAACCGCCCCGACATCCTCGACCCGGCGCTGCTGCGCCCGGGCCGATTCGACCGGCAGATCGCGGTCGAGGCCCCCGACATGGCCGGCCGCCACCACATCCTGCAGGTGCACGCCAAGGGCAAGCCGATGGCCAACGACGTCGACCTGCTCGCTGTCGCGCGCCGCACGCCGGGTTTCTCCGGTGCCGACCTCGCCAACGTGCTCAACGAGGCCGCGCTGCTCACCGCGCGCAGCAACGCGCAGATCATCGACAACCGCGCTCTCGACGAGGCCATCGACCGGGTCGTGGCCGGTCCGCAGAAGCGCACCCGTGCGATGAGCGCCAAGGAGCGCAAGATCACCGCCTACCACGAGGGCGGTCACGCGCTGGTCGCCGCGGCGATGAACCACACCGCACCGGTCAGCAAGATCACGATCCTGCCGCGCGGTCGCGCCCTCGGTTACACGATGGTGTTGCCGATCGACGACAAGTACTCCACCACCCGCAACGAACTGCTCGACCAGCTCGCCTACGCCCTCGGCGGACGCGTCGCCGAGGAGGTCGTGTTCCACGACCCGTCCACGGGTGCATCGAACGACATCGAGAAAGCCACCGGCATGGCCCGCCAGATGGTCACGCAGTACGGCATGAGCGAGCGCATCGGCGCGGTGAAGCTGGGCTCGGGCAACTCCGAGGTCTTCCTCGGCCGCGACATGGGCCACGAGCGCGACTACTCCGAGGAGCTCGCCGGGGTCGTCGACGAAGAGGTGCGTCGTCTGATCGAGGCCGCCCACGACGAGGCGTGGCACGCGATCAACGACAACCGCGACATCCTTGACAACCTGGTGCTCGAGCTGCTGGAGAAGGAAACCCTCAACGCCGAGCAGTTGGCCGAGATCTTCAAGGCGGTGCACAAGCGTCCGCGTCGGCAGGTCTGGCTGTCCAGCGACCGCCGCTTCGTCAGTGACCGTCCGCCGGTCATGACCGAGGCCGAGAAGCGCGCGCTGGCGCAGGGTGTCGACCTCGACAAGCCGCAGGAGCGCGTGCCCGAGCAGGTCGTGGAGATCCCGGACGGTGGACGTGTCGACCCCGCCGGGCACTGA
- the folP gene encoding dihydropteroate synthase — MSPLPARPADRPLVMGVVNVTPDSFSDGGRWFDPRAAIDHAHSLIAQGADILDVGGESTRPGAARPTDEEELARVLPVVRELAPVVPVSVDTMRASVAQACVEAGVAIVNDVSGGLADARMAEVVAQAQVPYVAMHWRGHSHDMQTRTQYDDVVEDVLRELAQRRDALLDAGVRPELLVLDPGLGFAKTAAQNWAVLAATARFAELGHELLVGASRKSFLATVGSLDGEPIPADERDAATAAVSVVLAQAKVWAIRVHEVRSTRAACDVVAALERAR; from the coding sequence ATGAGCCCGCTCCCGGCGCGGCCGGCGGATCGGCCCCTCGTGATGGGCGTCGTCAACGTCACGCCCGATTCCTTCTCCGACGGCGGCCGATGGTTCGACCCGCGAGCCGCGATCGACCACGCGCACAGTCTCATCGCGCAGGGCGCCGACATCCTCGACGTCGGCGGTGAGTCGACCCGTCCGGGCGCGGCCCGGCCGACGGACGAGGAAGAGCTCGCCCGTGTGCTGCCGGTGGTGCGCGAGCTCGCGCCGGTCGTGCCGGTCTCGGTCGACACCATGCGCGCCTCGGTCGCACAGGCGTGCGTCGAGGCGGGCGTGGCGATCGTCAACGACGTCAGCGGCGGTCTCGCCGATGCCCGGATGGCCGAAGTGGTCGCGCAGGCTCAGGTGCCGTATGTCGCGATGCACTGGCGCGGCCACAGTCACGACATGCAGACCCGCACGCAGTACGACGACGTCGTCGAGGACGTGTTGCGCGAACTCGCGCAGCGGCGGGACGCCTTGCTCGACGCCGGCGTGCGTCCGGAACTGCTGGTGCTCGACCCGGGCCTGGGGTTCGCCAAGACCGCGGCCCAGAACTGGGCGGTGCTGGCTGCGACCGCCCGCTTCGCCGAGCTCGGCCACGAACTGCTGGTGGGTGCCTCGCGCAAGTCGTTCCTGGCCACCGTCGGGTCGCTGGACGGCGAACCGATCCCGGCCGACGAGCGCGATGCCGCGACGGCCGCGGTGAGTGTCGTGCTCGCGCAGGCCAAGGTGTGGGCGATCCGGGTGCACGAGGTGCGCTCGACCCGCGCCGCCTGCGATGTGGTTGCCGCCCTGGAGCGGGCCCGATGA
- a CDS encoding DUF6801 domain-containing protein, giving the protein MRNKTTRRSLATLGAVGIVAGTGLIGLGAMTAGQATAATTAPLQYSCEANVFGQVAQQGTWTAEVTVDLPSQVTVGAAIPAPAISAKVTTSPDSANTLRFLGETEVDGTSVAKYTLAGLDRSANLTIGKTAVPASGALTTTATGIGAAETAPTAPGSLEVKVGDFTASIQTYKNGTPDLLLPITCTLTAGQDATVGTIDVVAAETTTTEPTTSEPTTTDPTTSEPTTTDPTTSEPTTTTTEPTGTTEPTGTTEPTGTTEPTGTTEPTTTTEPTTTTEPTGPVTPSTVQTDGGASDGGANLWTVAGVGAGALGLLAVAGASLSGRRED; this is encoded by the coding sequence ATGCGTAACAAGACAACTCGCCGTTCACTGGCGACCCTCGGTGCCGTCGGCATCGTCGCGGGCACCGGCCTCATCGGCCTCGGCGCCATGACCGCCGGTCAGGCCACCGCGGCCACCACCGCACCGCTGCAGTACAGCTGCGAAGCAAACGTCTTCGGCCAGGTGGCGCAGCAGGGCACCTGGACGGCCGAGGTCACCGTCGACCTGCCCAGCCAGGTGACCGTCGGCGCGGCCATCCCCGCCCCGGCCATCTCGGCCAAGGTGACTACTTCGCCCGACTCCGCCAACACGCTGCGCTTCCTCGGTGAGACCGAGGTCGACGGCACCAGCGTCGCGAAGTACACGCTTGCCGGACTAGACCGCTCGGCGAACCTGACCATCGGCAAGACCGCAGTTCCCGCCTCCGGGGCGTTGACCACGACGGCCACCGGCATCGGTGCGGCCGAGACCGCACCGACAGCCCCCGGCTCGCTCGAGGTCAAGGTCGGCGACTTCACCGCAAGCATCCAGACCTACAAGAACGGCACGCCCGATCTGCTCCTGCCGATCACGTGCACCTTGACGGCGGGCCAGGACGCGACGGTCGGCACCATCGATGTCGTCGCCGCTGAGACGACGACCACCGAGCCGACCACGTCGGAGCCGACGACCACCGACCCGACGACCTCGGAGCCGACGACCACCGACCCGACGACCTCGGAGCCGACCACCACCACCACCGAGCCCACCGGCACCACCGAGCCCACCGGCACCACCGAGCCCACCGGCACCACCGAGCCCACCGGCACCACCGAGCCGACGACCACCACTGAGCCGACGACCACCACTGAGCCCACCGGCCCGGTCACCCCGAGCACCGTCCAGACCGACGGCGGCGCCTCCGACGGCGGCGCGAACCTGTGGACCGTCGCCGGTGTCGGCGCCGGAGCGCTCGGCCTGCTGGCTGTTGCCGGTGCGTCGCTGAGCGGTCGCCGCGAGGACTGA
- the hpt gene encoding hypoxanthine phosphoribosyltransferase, with translation MDSAHLGDDLDHVLYTEEQIHARLAELAELIWADYHDKDVLLVGVLKGAVLVMADLMRALPGTVTMDWMAVSSYGSGTKSSGVVRILKDLDTDISNRHVLIVEDIIDSGLTLNWIRSNLLSRNPASLEICTLLRKPDAAKVEIDCKYVGFEIPNEFVVGYGLDYDEKYRNLRDIGTLAPHVYS, from the coding sequence ATGGATTCAGCGCACCTCGGTGACGACCTCGACCACGTCCTCTACACGGAGGAGCAGATCCACGCCCGGCTCGCCGAACTCGCCGAGCTGATCTGGGCGGACTACCACGACAAGGACGTGTTGCTCGTCGGAGTGCTGAAGGGCGCCGTCCTGGTGATGGCCGACCTGATGCGCGCCCTGCCCGGCACGGTCACGATGGACTGGATGGCGGTGTCGTCCTACGGCTCCGGCACGAAGTCCTCCGGTGTCGTCCGCATCCTCAAGGACCTCGACACCGACATCTCGAACCGGCACGTGCTGATCGTCGAGGACATCATCGACTCCGGGCTGACGCTCAACTGGATTCGCAGCAACCTGCTGTCGCGCAACCCGGCCTCGCTGGAGATCTGCACGCTGCTGCGCAAACCCGACGCCGCGAAGGTCGAGATCGACTGCAAGTACGTCGGCTTCGAGATCCCCAACGAGTTCGTCGTCGGTTACGGCCTCGACTACGACGAGAAGTACCGCAACCTGCGCGACATCGGCACTCTCGCCCCGCACGTCTACTCGTAA
- a CDS encoding class F sortase translates to MRHRLQFAGAALAAAAFVAVAAGCGDNSEIGSPSSDSATYSVSQYAGATGSTHARSMSASGSTGSSSAGSAAGTTSTGGTPGSSTNASATSGASGSSTTGASGSASSSTATGGTTTTNPTGSPSRVYVFDSGGRTIVNASLVPTYLDSQNVLAPPGGTAGWYAERGWALPGKRGASILVGHVTWGGAPDTFYNLLKVVPGNKILVTYTSGDRVSFTATQSRPVSKAAVPKDGTIWAANSPTPVLRLITCDPKTPINGGHFEGNWVVWANPG, encoded by the coding sequence ATGCGTCACCGCCTTCAGTTCGCGGGAGCTGCACTGGCAGCGGCGGCCTTCGTGGCCGTCGCTGCCGGTTGCGGTGACAACTCCGAGATCGGTTCGCCGAGCAGTGACTCGGCGACCTATTCGGTCTCGCAGTACGCCGGTGCCACCGGCAGCACCCACGCCCGCTCGATGAGCGCGTCCGGGTCAACCGGGTCGTCTTCGGCCGGCTCCGCTGCAGGCACCACGTCGACGGGCGGCACCCCGGGTTCGTCGACCAACGCTTCGGCCACGTCAGGTGCGTCCGGCTCGTCGACGACCGGCGCGTCCGGCTCCGCCTCGAGCAGCACCGCGACCGGCGGTACCACCACCACCAACCCGACCGGCTCGCCGTCCCGGGTCTACGTCTTCGACAGCGGCGGACGCACGATCGTCAACGCCTCGCTGGTCCCGACCTACCTCGACTCCCAGAACGTCCTCGCGCCTCCGGGAGGAACCGCGGGCTGGTACGCCGAACGGGGATGGGCGCTGCCGGGCAAGCGCGGCGCATCGATCCTCGTCGGTCACGTCACCTGGGGCGGCGCACCCGACACGTTCTACAACCTGCTCAAGGTCGTGCCCGGCAACAAGATCCTGGTCACCTACACCTCGGGCGACCGCGTCTCCTTCACCGCGACCCAGTCGCGTCCGGTGTCGAAGGCGGCGGTGCCGAAGGACGGCACGATCTGGGCAGCGAACTCCCCCACCCCGGTGCTGCGCCTCATCACCTGTGACCCGAAGACGCCGATCAACGGTGGGCACTTCGAGGGCAACTGGGTGGTCTGGGCCAACCCGGGCTGA
- the folK gene encoding 2-amino-4-hydroxy-6-hydroxymethyldihydropteridine diphosphokinase, giving the protein MSDFITITGLEVTTCHGVLASEKVEPQRFIADISFDIDLRRAGESDDLTRSVSYADVAQAAEAILRAAPVDLIETLAERIAASTLGFPGVERVTVTIHKPQAPAGVPFHDPQLGGPSVTVRREHDRPVVIAVGANLGDREATLDAAVRALDAIDGLTVVAVAPLVETDPVGGPEQPDYLNTVVLARSRLAPSSILDHLHRIERWHHRVREVRWGARTLDLDLIQVGDPGDDSDLTSGTDELTLPHPRAHERGFVLVPWASVDPGALLRTPDGVRTVAELLETVDTSGVRAVQR; this is encoded by the coding sequence ATGAGCGACTTCATCACGATCACCGGCCTCGAGGTGACCACCTGCCACGGCGTGCTGGCGAGCGAGAAGGTCGAGCCACAACGGTTCATCGCCGACATCTCGTTCGACATCGACCTGCGCCGCGCGGGGGAGAGCGACGACCTCACCCGGTCGGTCAGTTACGCCGATGTGGCGCAGGCGGCCGAGGCGATCCTGCGCGCTGCGCCGGTCGACCTCATCGAGACCCTCGCCGAACGAATCGCCGCGTCGACCCTGGGGTTTCCGGGCGTCGAGCGCGTGACGGTGACGATCCACAAACCGCAGGCACCGGCCGGAGTGCCGTTCCACGACCCGCAACTCGGTGGGCCGTCGGTCACCGTCCGTCGCGAGCACGACCGTCCGGTGGTCATCGCTGTCGGAGCCAATCTCGGTGACCGCGAGGCCACCCTCGACGCCGCCGTGCGGGCACTCGATGCCATCGACGGACTCACCGTGGTCGCCGTTGCGCCGCTGGTCGAGACCGACCCCGTCGGCGGACCGGAGCAGCCCGACTACCTCAACACCGTCGTGCTCGCCCGCTCCCGCCTTGCGCCGTCGAGCATCCTCGACCACCTGCACCGCATCGAACGCTGGCACCACCGCGTGCGCGAAGTGCGTTGGGGCGCAAGAACTCTCGACCTCGACCTCATCCAGGTCGGCGACCCGGGTGACGACAGCGATCTCACCAGCGGCACCGACGAACTCACGCTCCCGCACCCCCGCGCCCACGAACGCGGGTTCGTGCTCGTGCCCTGGGCATCGGTCGACCCGGGCGCCCTGCTGCGCACCCCGGACGGCGTGCGGACGGTGGCCGAACTCCTGGAGACGGTGGACACCTCCGGCGTGCGGGCGGTGCAGCGGTGA
- the folE gene encoding GTP cyclohydrolase I FolE — protein MSTPPGTDDIERGDGLLTVDRERAAAAVRELLLALGEDPDREGLVDTPMRVAKAFEETFAGLRQDPAEILSRTFSIDHDELIIVKDIEVYSTCEHHLVPFHGVAHVGYIPAKDGRVTGLSKIARLVDVYARRPQVQERLTTQVADALVQHLGAQGVLVVVECEHLCMSMRGVRKPGATTITSAVRGQLRDPATRAEAMSLMKAPTSR, from the coding sequence GTGTCGACCCCGCCGGGCACTGACGACATCGAGCGCGGCGACGGGCTCCTGACGGTCGACCGGGAGCGCGCCGCCGCGGCGGTGCGTGAGCTCCTGCTCGCGCTCGGCGAAGACCCTGACCGGGAAGGCCTCGTCGACACCCCGATGCGGGTGGCCAAGGCCTTCGAGGAGACCTTCGCCGGGTTGCGCCAAGACCCCGCCGAGATCCTGTCGCGCACCTTCTCGATCGACCACGACGAGCTGATCATCGTCAAGGACATCGAGGTCTACAGCACCTGCGAGCACCACCTGGTGCCCTTCCACGGTGTCGCCCACGTCGGCTACATCCCGGCGAAGGACGGCCGGGTGACCGGTCTGTCGAAGATCGCCCGACTGGTCGACGTCTATGCGCGCCGCCCGCAGGTGCAGGAGCGGTTGACCACCCAGGTGGCCGATGCGCTGGTGCAGCACCTCGGGGCGCAGGGCGTGCTGGTGGTCGTCGAGTGCGAGCACCTGTGCATGTCGATGCGCGGCGTCCGCAAACCGGGCGCGACCACGATCACGTCCGCGGTGCGCGGTCAGCTGCGCGACCCGGCGACCCGCGCCGAGGCGATGAGCCTGATGAAGGCGCCCACGTCGCGATGA
- a CDS encoding DUF3180 domain-containing protein, with amino-acid sequence MKNGVQVGHVAVTTAVALVLSYVLLRVWSGYGNAIPEITWFTVAVIVLIGALVLAGGWQIRSYRQRRATRMPSPQVARRTVVSAQASALVGGALAGWYGGHVGVALSNLDSDRLRQVALVGAVAAIASLGLSAVGLVVQSWCRIDDDDDDDDHRGDGDPSPA; translated from the coding sequence GTGAAGAACGGTGTGCAGGTCGGGCACGTGGCGGTCACCACTGCGGTCGCCCTGGTGCTGTCGTACGTGCTGCTTCGGGTGTGGTCGGGGTACGGCAACGCGATCCCGGAGATCACCTGGTTCACCGTCGCGGTGATCGTGCTCATCGGTGCGCTTGTGCTCGCGGGCGGCTGGCAGATCCGTTCCTACCGCCAGCGCCGCGCCACCCGGATGCCGTCGCCGCAGGTGGCCCGTCGCACGGTGGTGTCGGCGCAGGCGTCCGCGCTGGTCGGCGGTGCGCTCGCCGGGTGGTACGGCGGCCACGTCGGCGTCGCCCTGTCGAATCTCGACTCCGACCGGTTGCGCCAGGTCGCTCTGGTGGGGGCCGTGGCAGCGATCGCCTCGCTCGGGCTGTCCGCCGTCGGTCTGGTCGTGCAGTCGTGGTGCCGCATCGACGACGATGACGATGACGACGACCACCGGGGCGACGGCGACCCCTCGCCGGCCTGA